The uncultured Subdoligranulum sp. genomic sequence GCGGATAGAATCCCGGAAGAGATGGGTCTCCTGGGTGACGAGGGCCTGCATCCGGCGCAGATTTTTCGTGTTGATGGCCTCCACGCTGCGGCCCGACAGCTGCACCCGGCCCTGCTCCACCTGCCAGAACCGCAGAAACAGCTTGAGCAGGGTGGATTTGCCGCTGCCCGATTTGCCCACAATGCCGATGGTCTGGCCTGCCGGCACCGGCACCGTCACATCCCGCAGGATGGTATCCTCCCCGTAGCCGAAGGTCACCTTCTCCGCCCCGGCCCCCGCGAAGGTCACGTCGGGCTGGCCGTGGATATCCCGGGTGAGCGGCTCTTCCTCCAGCAGGTCCAGCACCCGGTTGCCGGCGGCAAAGGTGTTCTGCAGGGTGGCGCCCAGGCTGGCCAGCGCCACCACCGGGCCGAAGGAACTCATGAGGGCCAGGGGGGGGCAGAACCACCCCGGCGAAATCCACCGCCCCCCGCAGATAGAGGGCCGTGGCCGCAAACAGCATGGCCAGGTCAAAGCCCCAGAGGATCAGCTGTGTGGCGGCGGTGCCCCGGCCCGCCGTGCGCTTGAGGCGTTCCTCCCGGCGGGAGAGTGCCTCGGTGCGGTCCTGCATCTGCTGCAGCCGGGCCGCCCCGGCGCCGTACTGCAGAATTTCCGGCAGACCACGCAGACTGTCCAGCACAAACCCGGCCAGGGCGCCTGCCTCGTTGCGCAGCCGCAGCCCGTCGGGACCGCTGGCCCGGGATACCGCCAGCGGCACCCCGATGCCCACCACGGCGTAGGCGGTCAGTGCCAGCGCTCCCAGCAGCGGGTGAAAGCTGCCGATGAAAGCGGTGAGAATGGCGCTGAAGAGCACCGCGATAAGCACCGGCGAGATGGTGTGGGCGTAGAACACCTCCAGCAGCTCAATGTCCGAGGTGATGACGGCGATCAGATCCCCCTTCTCCCGCCCTTCCAGCTTGGCCGGGGCCAGCCGCCGCAGGGCGCGGAAGACCTTGTCCCGCAGCAGGGCCAGCAGCTTGAAGGCAATGAAATGATTGCAGGCCTGCTCACCGTAGCGCAGCGCCGCCCGCAGTACCGCCAGCACCCCCAGGATGCCGTAGCCGCCCAGCACCGTCAGAAAGGTGGCGCAGAGGTGGCCGATCAGCCCCATGGTGACAGCCAGCGCCATATATCCGGCCAGCGGCCGCACCAGACCCACGAGCCGGGCCATCACGGCGAATCCGCTTCGCTTCATGCCGATACCTCTTGTTTTGTGTAGTGTTCCAGCTGCTGCTGGGCGTTCCAGAGTTTCGCGTAGGCGCCACCCTTGGCCAGCAGCGCGGTGTGGGTGCCCGCCTCGGCCACCCGGCCCTCCTGCAGCAGGCAGATCTGATCGGCACCGGTGACGTTTGCCAGCCGGTGGGAGATGAGGATCACCGTTTTGGTGCGGGCCAGCGTGCGGATCAGCGCCATGATGTCGTTCTCGCTCTCCACGTCGATGTTGGAGGTAGCCTCGTCAAAGAGATAGACCGGGCTGTCGTGGAGCAGCGCCCGGGCCAGGGCCAGCCGCTGGCACTGCCCGCCCGAAAGGTTGGAGGCTTTCTCGAGAAGCGGGGTGTCCAGCCCCTGTTCGGCCCGCAGAAAGTCCGCCAGCCGCACCTGTTCCAGCACCGCCCAGAGGGCTGCGTCGTCGGCGTCGGGGGCGGCCATCCGCAGGTTGTCCCGGACGGTACCCTTGAAGAGATAGCTGTTGTGGGAGAGGTAGGTCACCGCACCGGCCAGGCTCGCCTCGTCCAGTTCCGCCAGCGGCACGCCGCCCAGCGTGATGCGGCCCGTCCGGGCATGGCGGCGGCCGGTGAGCAGCGCCGCCACGGTGGATTTACCGCAGCCCGATTCCCCCACCAGGGCCGTGAAACTGCCCCGGGGGAACTTCATCGTCACATTCTGCAGGATGGGTCGGGCCTCGTCGTAGGCGAAGTCCACCCCCTCCAGGGCCAGCGTGCAGTCCTCCGGCACCGGGCGGGTGCCCCGGGGCGGTTCCGGCGTGTCCAGCAGCCGGAAGATCTTCTCGCTGGCCGCCATGCCGTTCATCGCCACATGGAAGAAGCTGCCCAGAAGCCGCATGGGCAGGAAGAAATCCGCCGCCAGCAATAAAATCATCAGGCAGCCCTGCAGGCTGACCGCCCCCGCCGCCAGACGGCTCACCGCCAGCACCATGCCGGCCGCCGCGCCGCCGTAGGCGATCAGGTCCATGATGGTGATGGAGTTGAGCTGCATGGTCAGCACCCGCATGGTGATCCTGCGGAAGGCCTCGGCCTGGGCGTTCATCTCCTGGTTCTTTCGCTCGTCGGCCTCGTAGATTTTCAGGGTGGTAAGGCCCTGGAGATTTTCGAGAAAGGTATCCCCCAGGGCGGTGTACTGGCCCCAGTAGCGGCCCAGCAGCTTTTTGGCCCAGGTCTGCACCGCCGCGATGGCCGCCGGGATCAGCGGCACACAGACCAGCAGCACCGCCGCCGAGGGCAGGTCGATGGGTGCCAGCACCGCAAACAGCGTCAGCGGCGCCAGCATGGCGTAGAAGAACTGGGGCAGATACTGGCCGAAATAGATCTCCAGCTGGTCCACCCCCTCCACGGCCACCTGGACCACCTCGCTGGTGCGCACCGATTCCCGGTAGGCGCTGCCCAGCCGCAGCAGCTTTTCGTAGATCATCCCCCGCAGCCGGGCTTTCACCGTCCGGCTGGAAAGATAACTCATCCGGGCCGCTCCCACGGCGCAGCCGAACCGCACGGCCAGGGCCGCCACAGCTAATCCCGCCGTGGCCGCCAGGTCGCCGGGCACCGCCGTTCCCGCCCACAGCCGGGCCAGCAGACGGCAGACCGCCGTCACCATCCCGATGTTGGCCGCCAGCGCCAGCCACTGCAGCGCCACGTTGGCGGCGATATATTTGCGGCTTTCCGGCACGGTGGAAAGCAGACGTTTGTCCATCATCATGGTCAGACTTCCTCCTTCCGGCGGCGCCGCCAGGCAAACACAAAGATATGAATGGCCAGGAAAAACACGCAGGTGATGGAGATCGCCTTGTGCAGCGCCAGCACCAGCGGGATTTCCGCAAAGATCAGGCTGAGCAGCCCGCTGCCGAAGGCCAGCAGGATGCCGCCCAGCATCGCCCACCGTTTGGAGCCCATCTTTTTGCGGTAGATCAGGACATGGACCAGGCAGAGCAGCAGGAACACCGCGCTGGCCAGCTTGTGGACAATGATGCCGGTGAGGGGCACCAGCAGCGTGAGGATGAAACTGGCCATAAGCAGCCAGGAAAGCGCTTTTTTCATGGGAAGCCAACCTTTCTTTCCGGAAGGTTAGTTTTCTCTAACATATGGATCGTAAAAAAGCCGCCGCAGAATTAGTGGCAGCTAACTTGTGACAGGATACCAGATTTCTTGCCGCCTGTCAACCCCCGCCCGGGGTTTGTGTGGAGACGGGCACGGCTTTTCCGGAAGGACGGCCCCCGGTTTTCCCAACGGGATCTTCCCCTCTCCTTTTGTGCAAAAGGCAAGGCCCGGTCCCCCAACAGGGGCCGGGCCTTGCCGCATGCAAAAGAAAACGGAGATGTCAGCAGATTCAGTCCTCACACAGCCAGGGCAGGATCTCGCGGATGGTGCGGTCCCAGTAATCCCACTCGTGGCCGCCTTCGCCCTCCACAAAGGGAACGTCGGCGCCCATGGAAACCAGCCGCTCATGCACGGCTTTGTTCATACCGTACAGGAAATCGCTGCGGCCGCAGGCGTGGTAGAGGGCCGGCACGCAGCCCTTGGCGCGGTCGGTTTCGTACAGGGCAAAGAGGTCCGCCTTGCTGCCCGCCAGATGTTCGGGGTCGGCAAAGACGTTTTCCCAGGGGAAGGGGCTGTCGATGACACCCTGCTTGCCCTGCTCGTAGGTGGCCACGATGTCCAGCGCACCGGACATGGCAGCCGCCTTGCCGTAGAGGTCGGGACGGGACAGGGCCAGGAACCAGGCACCGTAACCGCCCATGGAGAAGCCCGCCACATAGGTCTTTTCCCGCTTGTGGGTGACGGGGAACAGATGCTGGACCAGGGTGGGCAGTTCCTCGGTGAAGAAGGTGAAGTAGGGGTTGCCGTGGGCCATGTCCTGGTAGAAGCTGTTTTCCGCCGAGGCCATGATCAGCACCACGCCGTACTGCTGGGCGTACCGCTCGATGTTGCTGAAACGGCCCCAGGAAGCATAGCTGCCGTAGGCACCGTGCAGCAGGTAGATCACCGGGAATCCGTCGCCGTCGGCACGGCTCTTGGTCTGCTGGTCGGTGACCTGCTCGTTGCCCTCGGGGGTGGGGACCACCGCATTGAAGGTCACATTCTGTTTGAGGGTCGTGCTGAAGCAAGTACAAGTCAAAATCGCCATGACGCTTATCCTCCTGTTGCTGTTCAAATGGTTTTTCTTCCAGTATACGCAAATTGCCAACCGCAGGCTATACGCAAATTGCCCTTCTTTTGGGGATGTTTAACATTTTTTGCTCAATATTGACTAAAAAATTGAGGATTGTTTCCCGAATTTGACCGGTGATAAAAATCACAAAAATGGCAATATACGTCAAACTTCCCGGGCAGAACTAGCAATTTCGGTGTAGTGCCAAAAGCCCGCACGGACTACAATGATAACATAAAAAGTCTGCCGGACCAACCGGGTCCCGCAGGCAAAAGGGAATCATGTTTCGGAAAGGAAGTATGCCCATGAAAGTTTGTACGCATGTGAACGAGATTCGCCGGGAAGGCGCCGTCGTCCGTATCCTGACGGACGGGGTGGAGTTGCGGGTCCTGCTGCTGACCGACGACATCGTACGCATCCGCGCCGGCTTTGACGGTGACTTTGCGGAGGAATCCTACACGCTGGTAACCACCGCCTGGGAAGACCGTCTGGATGGCTTTATGAAGGACATCCGCAAGCGCATCGAACCCGCCGCCTGCACGCTGGAGGACGGCGCCGACAAGGCGGTGCTCCAGGGCACCAAGCTGCGGGTGGAGATCGAGAAGGACCCCTTCCGCATCTGTGTCTATGATGCCGAGGGCACCCAGCTCCACGCCGACATTGTGGACCTGGCCTACCTGGAGGACAGCAACCACCGCCGCATCCACACCAGCGAGATCTCGCCCCGGGATTGCTTCTACGGCTTCGGCGAAAAGACCGGCCGCTGGAACAAGGCCCAGAAGTTCATGGGCATGAGCCCCAAGGACGCCATGGGCTACGATCCCCAGGAGACCGACTCGCTGTACAAGCACATTCCTTTTTACATCAAGCTCAACCGGGACACCCGCAAGGCGGTGGGATATTTCTATCACAACACCTACGAGTGCGACTTTGATATGGGCCGGGAGAAGAGCAACTGCTGACTGGCGGTTGCTGCGCCGAACGATTTTTATATCATGGTGGGGACAGGGCATAACGGGTTCCTCCTTCCTGTGGTTAATTGGATGGGGTGGCGGTTTACCACCTCATTTTGGGCAAAAGAAAAGCAGGAAACCGTTTCTGATTTCCTGCTCGGTGATGCCGCTAGTGGGCGGCGGGTATTCAGTTTTGAAAGCCTCGGTTAGAGCGGTTCGATTATTTTTCTTTCGACATAACAAAGTTAGTAAGAAAAATCCCTTGTCTTTCTACTTCCTGTCGTTTTACAACTTTATATCCTCTTTTTTCAAAAAAAGGTTTTGCAGTAATAGACGCATGAGTTGTGATATTTCCCTCAACTGCTTGTTCTAATTGGTTACAAATAGCCGTTGCAATTCCTTTTCCCTGATAGTCAGCATGAACAAACAAACGATCAAGGTATCCAGTGCTGTCTATATCTCCAAAGCCTACGATGACATCATTTTCAACAGCAACTATGCTGTAATGCTCTTGAAGCGATTGATTCCATTTTTCTAAATCCACTTGTCCAGTTGCCCACACATTCAGTTGCTCTTTGGTATAATCTTTTGCATTGACGGTGTGTACTGTGTTATAAAACAGTTCCGTTATTTCTTTGCAATCTGTTTGTTGATACCTTCTAAGATTCACTTTTCCATTCCTCCAATTGCCGATTTGTTATTGATTTTATTATATATCATCCAGCAGGGTAAATATATCCCATCAGGCCGGTCATTCGATTGGAATAATCCATCGATGAACTGACTTAATCATAGCTCATTTTTGAACCCTTTCCCGTATGTCCAGAAAGTAGGAATACCGCCCCAAAATCGAAAATTTCCACGATTTCGGAACGGTATGGTATAATGGTTATATATGCTCGAAAACCACATGGAAAGGGAGTGACAAATCGATGAAAGACCATGTTTCTTTGCAGGAACGCTTGAAAGATTTACGGGTGGAAAAGGGCTTGAAGCTGGAAGAATTGGCGGAAAAGACCGGCATTTCAAAATCTGCTTTAGCCAGCTATGAAAATGAAGAAAACCGAAATAAGGAAATCAATCACGGCAACCTTATCACATTGGCAGACTTTTATGAGGTGTCCATTGACTATCTGTTCTGCCGGACAGAAAACCGGGAACAGATCAACCCCCCCCTGTCTGAACTGCATTTGACAGATGAAGCCGTGGCACTTCTGAAAAGCGGACGGATCAATACCCGGCTGCTGTGCGAGATGATGTCCCACGAAAAATTTGTGGAGCTGATGGCTGACGCAGAAATCTATGTGGACGGAATGGCCACCATGCGGTTCCATGACATCAACAGTGCGCTGGCCGCCGTCCGGGCAATGATACTGGAAGAACATCCCGAAGCCGCCGCAGACCGTTCCCTGAAAATTCTGGAAGCAGGTCAGATAGGGGAAGAAGATTTTTTCTGCCATGTGACACACAAAACATGGGACGCTATCTTTCACGATATACGCAAAGCCCATGAGAACGACATGGAGAGTGCGCCGGATACCACGCCCGCCGATGAACTGATAAAGGAAGTCCGAAAGGCCATGCAATCCACCGGCGACAGGGTGCAGGAGTTTCTGGAAATCTTCTGCAAGGCGTTCCAATTGAAATACAAGCGGCTTACAGACGAAGAAAGAACAACCCTGAAAAGGCTCTTCAAAAGATCGCCGCTGATTAAAAATTCCGGGATTAACTTCCGGCGCAGGCCGTGGAAATGAAAACAGCCGTTGCGGGATCGGCTCCTGCAACGGCTGTTAGTTTTTGGGGGTTAAACTCTTATCATAGTATCTCTACAAACTGGATTTATATTTTTTTCTGCAAATAAATCATATCTATCAGTTGAGTACCTGCTTCATATATTGGATGGTCATAATTATCCGTGAAGAAGTCTTTAATGCTATGCGAACGAATAAATCCACACTTCTCATAAAAAGGGATTGTCGACGGACTATCCCCTGTGCCAACTTGTAATGTGGAATATTCTCCTTTGTATGTCGTAGCAACAAAGTCAATGAGTGCTTTACCGTAACCCTTTCCCTGATATTCTGGTTCAGTTGCAATATTTTTGATTTCAAGAATACCGTTTCCTTCGTCTGTTACTACACATTCGCACTTAACTCCATCATCGTCCAAAACATACATTGTCCCTTTATCAAGATACCTGTTTATCATATCCTCCTGCTCATCTGCTAATAACAACAATGGGAGAAATTGTTTTTTATTTTCCTTGATTTCTTTAATTTTCATATCAACACGCTCTCTAAATTCCGATTTGTTTTATTCTTAGATTTGATTATTTTCATTCTGCTCCAATTCAATCACATCTAAAATGCCACAATTCAGGGCTTCGCAGATACGCAGCAGCGTTTCCATGCTGATATGTTTTCCCTTACCCATATTGGCAATCATATTTGTAGTCAGACCAGCGTCAAGCCGCAAGTCCTCTTTTCTCATGCCGCGCTCTTTCAAGGTGTTCCATAGTGGCTGATAGCTAATGTGCATAGGCTTCCTGCCTCTCTTTCCATCATTGAGTATTCTGCACCCATTATAGCAGAAATCTTGTGTTTTCACAATATTTCTTGACTGCACCACCGGTTCCGTCTGGATTGTGCTTTTCCTTTCTCCACTTTTATTACATCTAATTAGCCATGAGCTGGGTCATGGCCTACACCGGCATCCCCAACGCCATCAGCAATGCCATCATGTCTGTCTCTGACAACAAGTATGTCATCCTGCTGCTCATGAACGTGGTGCTGCTCATCGTGGGCACCTTCCTGGACATCACCCCCGCCTGCCTGATCTTCACCCCCATCTTCCTGCCCATCGTCACCAGCCTGGGCATGAACCTGGTCCAGTTCGGCGTGGTGCTGACCTTCAACATGTGCCTGGGCACCATGACCCCGCCCGTCGGCTCGGTCCTGTTCGTCTCCTGCGGCATCAGCAAGCTGCCCATTGAAAAGGTCATCCGCACCCTGATCCCCTATGTGGTGGCGGAAATCATCCTGCTGTTGCTGGTCACCTACATTCCGGCCATCTCCCTGGCGCTTCCCACGGCGATGGGTCTGGTCTGATCGTTTTGTTCCCGTGCAGGCCGGAGCCCGTGGCTCCGGCCTGCTGCTTTGCATTTGCAGAAAGATCCATTTTGTGTATAATGGGGACACTCCCTGAAAAACGGCGCACCCGCGCCGGAAAGGAACCACACCATGGTCGACAAGGCAGCATTTTTCATGGCGGAGGGCAGGCCCTTTGCCAGCGAGCGGATTGCGGCGTCAACGACAACATGGTCCGCTCCCACTACCATGAATTTTTCGAGATCTATTACCTGGAGCAGGGCCGCCGCCAGCACATCATCGAGGACAGCCAGTACATTCTCCAGCCGGACGAATTCATTATTTTCCCGCCCTTCGTGATGCACCACTCCTTTGAGGAAAACGATGTGCCTTTCCGGCGGCTGCTGCTCTACTTCAACCCCGAAGTCATCCGTTCGCCCCAGATCCTGCGCACCCTCAGCGAGCGCGCCCGGGTGTACAAACTGCCCCGGGCCCAGAGCGCTCCCATCTACAGCCTGATGAAGGATATCCTGCAGGAACAGGAGCGGGACGACCTCTATTCCCGGGAACTCATCACCCTGATGGTCAACGCCCTGGCCCTGCAGCTGGTGCGCAGTTCCGACGACACTGCCCGCCCCGAACAGCGCAACCGCGTCACCGACATCATCAACTATCTGCACGAGCATTTCACCGAGGATATCACGCTGGAACAGCTGGCCAACCATTTCTACATCAGCCAGTACCATCTGTGCCGGGAGTTCAAGCGGTACACCAGCAGCACCATCGTGCAGTACATCCACAACCTGCGGGTGCTCCACGCCCAGCGACTGCTCCAGGAATCCGACTACTCCATCACCGAGATCAGCAAGCGGGTGGGATTTTCCAACGTGACCCACTTCAACCGGGTCTACAAGTCGGTGACCGGCATGTCCCCCTCCCAGAACAAACTGGTGTATCTCAAGCGGGGCAAGCCCGCCGACCTGGGCATGCTGGAATCTGTCCGGGATGAGATGACGGTGGGCGATCTGTGCCAGCTGGCACCGCTCAAGACGCTCTCCCCCTATCTGTTCACCCACATGTCGGAGGATATGTGGAGCCGCAAGCTCTCCGCCTTCGGGCTGGAAAAGTGCGCCATTCCCCAGGCCCCGGGCGCCTTCTGCCAGGCCGAGCGGGCCGGCACCTTCCGCATCCTGGACGTATACAGCCGGGAGGTCAGCCGCCCCGACGAAGGGGAATGAACTTTTTTGACGGAATCCATTGACGCCGTCCCCGCAAGGGACTATAATACAACCAAACAGAACAACCGGGGGAGCTTGTGTGGACAGGCTGAGAGGAAGGAATCACCTTCGACCCTTACACCTGATGCGGATAATGCCGCCGTAGGAAGTCGTGGTAGATTGTACTTTTTCCGGGAGGCACCGTAACAGGTGCCTCCCGATTTTTTTGTGGATTTTACCGGCAAAGGAGGCAAAAGAGGCTCCGCGGGCGGTGCCGCGGCGGGCAGAGGGGGAGCGCCCTGTGTTCCGAAGGATACAGCGATGGGAAGCCGTGTTCCGGCGTGAGAGGAGGCCAGCGAGCCTCGACCGCTTTTCCGTGCGCGGGGGTATCTTCCTCTGCGTTTTTTCCGCGGGGAAGGGTCGCTGTACGCCTTTTCCGCCCCGTTCTACAAAGGAGTTTTTACGATGAAACACGCAAACATCCACAAACTGGCCCTTGCCGGCATCTTCTGTGCCGTCGCCGTGGTGGGCAGCCTCTTTTCCTTCCCCATGTTCGGCAGCAAATGCGCCCCCATCCAGCACATGGTCAACATCCTCTGCGCCGTGCTGCTGGGGCCCTGGTACGGCATCGGCGTGGCCTTTGTGGCCAGCCTGATCCGCAACCTGACGGGTCTGGGCAGCCTGATGGCCTTCCCCGGCAGCATGTTCGGCGCCCTGCTCTGCGGCCTGGCCTACGCCGCCACCCGCAACCTGCCCCTGACCCTCATCGCCGAGGTGTTCGGCACCT encodes the following:
- a CDS encoding ABC transporter ATP-binding protein/permease: MMDKRLLSTVPESRKYIAANVALQWLALAANIGMVTAVCRLLARLWAGTAVPGDLAATAGLAVAALAVRFGCAVGAARMSYLSSRTVKARLRGMIYEKLLRLGSAYRESVRTSEVVQVAVEGVDQLEIYFGQYLPQFFYAMLAPLTLFAVLAPIDLPSAAVLLVCVPLIPAAIAAVQTWAKKLLGRYWGQYTALGDTFLENLQGLTTLKIYEADERKNQEMNAQAEAFRRITMRVLTMQLNSITIMDLIAYGGAAAGMVLAVSRLAAGAVSLQGCLMILLLAADFFLPMRLLGSFFHVAMNGMAASEKIFRLLDTPEPPRGTRPVPEDCTLALEGVDFAYDEARPILQNVTMKFPRGSFTALVGESGCGKSTVAALLTGRRHARTGRITLGGVPLAELDEASLAGAVTYLSHNSYLFKGTVRDNLRMAAPDADDAALWAVLEQVRLADFLRAEQGLDTPLLEKASNLSGGQCQRLALARALLHDSPVYLFDEATSNIDVESENDIMALIRTLARTKTVILISHRLANVTGADQICLLQEGRVAEAGTHTALLAKGGAYAKLWNAQQQLEHYTKQEVSA
- a CDS encoding helix-turn-helix transcriptional regulator, whose translation is MLNDGKRGRKPMHISYQPLWNTLKERGMRKEDLRLDAGLTTNMIANMGKGKHISMETLLRICEALNCGILDVIELEQNENNQI
- the thiW gene encoding energy coupling factor transporter S component ThiW, which encodes MYAFSAPFYKGVFTMKHANIHKLALAGIFCAVAVVGSLFSFPMFGSKCAPIQHMVNILCAVLLGPWYGIGVAFVASLIRNLTGLGSLMAFPGSMFGALLCGLAYAATRNLPLTLIAEVFGTSVLGGLCAYPVAILFMGQAAGDIAFYAYIVPFLISTAAGSILSGMLVYALRGTGALGRMQKSLSH
- a CDS encoding alpha/beta hydrolase family protein, translated to MAILTCTCFSTTLKQNVTFNAVVPTPEGNEQVTDQQTKSRADGDGFPVIYLLHGAYGSYASWGRFSNIERYAQQYGVVLIMASAENSFYQDMAHGNPYFTFFTEELPTLVQHLFPVTHKREKTYVAGFSMGGYGAWFLALSRPDLYGKAAAMSGALDIVATYEQGKQGVIDSPFPWENVFADPEHLAGSKADLFALYETDRAKGCVPALYHACGRSDFLYGMNKAVHERLVSMGADVPFVEGEGGHEWDYWDRTIREILPWLCED
- a CDS encoding helix-turn-helix transcriptional regulator, translating into MKDHVSLQERLKDLRVEKGLKLEELAEKTGISKSALASYENEENRNKEINHGNLITLADFYEVSIDYLFCRTENREQINPPLSELHLTDEAVALLKSGRINTRLLCEMMSHEKFVELMADAEIYVDGMATMRFHDINSALAAVRAMILEEHPEAAADRSLKILEAGQIGEEDFFCHVTHKTWDAIFHDIRKAHENDMESAPDTTPADELIKEVRKAMQSTGDRVQEFLEIFCKAFQLKYKRLTDEERTTLKRLFKRSPLIKNSGINFRRRPWK
- a CDS encoding N-acetyltransferase, yielding MKIKEIKENKKQFLPLLLLADEQEDMINRYLDKGTMYVLDDDGVKCECVVTDEGNGILEIKNIATEPEYQGKGYGKALIDFVATTYKGEYSTLQVGTGDSPSTIPFYEKCGFIRSHSIKDFFTDNYDHPIYEAGTQLIDMIYLQKKI
- a CDS encoding TRAP transporter large permease subunit, encoding MSWVMAYTGIPNAISNAIMSVSDNKYVILLLMNVVLLIVGTFLDITPACLIFTPIFLPIVTSLGMNLVQFGVVLTFNMCLGTMTPPVGSVLFVSCGISKLPIEKVIRTLIPYVVAEIILLLLVTYIPAISLALPTAMGLV
- a CDS encoding heme transporter CcmB — protein: MKKALSWLLMASFILTLLVPLTGIIVHKLASAVFLLLCLVHVLIYRKKMGSKRWAMLGGILLAFGSGLLSLIFAEIPLVLALHKAISITCVFFLAIHIFVFAWRRRRKEEV
- a CDS encoding GNAT family N-acetyltransferase; this translates as MNLRRYQQTDCKEITELFYNTVHTVNAKDYTKEQLNVWATGQVDLEKWNQSLQEHYSIVAVENDVIVGFGDIDSTGYLDRLFVHADYQGKGIATAICNQLEQAVEGNITTHASITAKPFFEKRGYKVVKRQEVERQGIFLTNFVMSKEK
- a CDS encoding AraC family transcriptional regulator, with translation MVRSHYHEFFEIYYLEQGRRQHIIEDSQYILQPDEFIIFPPFVMHHSFEENDVPFRRLLLYFNPEVIRSPQILRTLSERARVYKLPRAQSAPIYSLMKDILQEQERDDLYSRELITLMVNALALQLVRSSDDTARPEQRNRVTDIINYLHEHFTEDITLEQLANHFYISQYHLCREFKRYTSSTIVQYIHNLRVLHAQRLLQESDYSITEISKRVGFSNVTHFNRVYKSVTGMSPSQNKLVYLKRGKPADLGMLESVRDEMTVGDLCQLAPLKTLSPYLFTHMSEDMWSRKLSAFGLEKCAIPQAPGAFCQAERAGTFRILDVYSREVSRPDEGE